The DNA region caaggtagacgcttcaatcccaagtggtccgaagtctctatgataagtaataaaaaagttggaagtgattttatggaaatttaaatactttcaggggcaataactactacaagggggcctcagatctttttggtatgaatagattgaagaaccctctaagtgtaatgaagacagTGGTAAAATTTCCaaatctctatctcttatggtttcagaggagtagcgataacaagcatttccttctcaaagggcaataactctgtaagttctgggagttctttgacacagggtcaattggtaccataacttttaatgagcaattacataaagtttaaattgtttggataactctaataataaaaaagtcactccgagctaaatagaaaaaaagaagaagaagaagaagaagaaaaaacataaagaaaacaagaggtctttcacctgaaaggtggaaagacctaataagcATAATTCTTACTTCCTTCGTAAGAGCCATAGGATCACTGGCTTCCTTTATCATCCTGTAGtcattcaaacatttttcaacATCCAGATCTTGCAGTTCTTTGACACAGTCCAAAAGTTTCCTCAGTGAGGACCTGGGATCAACGGGATCTGGTTTATCTCCTTCCTCCTGTCGCAAATTTGAAGGTGAGGGGGAGGGTGCTGGTGACCGTTTTGATGTAAACATATCATTGACAAGCTTATCTTGTTCATGGTTGGATGAGGAGTAGAGTGAGGATGAAAAATTTCTTCTAGGGTCTGTGATTGGAAGTTTAGAGTTTTCTCCAGAACCATGTATTTCTAGTTCTCCGAGCTTTGTGGTCAGATTTGAGGTTGTACCAGACTCCCCCGTCCATCTCCTATCTCCCCTGTAACCACTGGCTCCTGTAGGTGTGAGTCCGGTACTCAGTGTACTACTGGTACTCGTTGTATTACCATAACGGTTACCAAGATCTGTACTTACAGGAATGTATCTCTTGTAGGACGAGGGATAGCTACTACCAGGATATGACATTATTGGTGGCTGCCTGAAATGTATGCATCACAATGTTTAATtgtaacaaacaaatatttaaaatgtgtaaatcATTCAAGATTTGAGGTAAGGAAATTTGCGCAActtgcaatgattttttcatttttagtaATTGCACTTAAGTTACAAATGACtgtaaatcaacttttattcacttgctaaatatttttgtaaggTTATCAAGACCCTCATCATCGCAAATTTTTCTTGCCATGAACCTTGCAGTCATCATCTGTATCTTATATGATAGTCTCCAGATAATCTACATCTTGATCTTGAAAATTAGTCACCAGGAACCAATTCATCttgataaatcataaaataaaagcatcacaaattaaagttgatttacagtattcatttaaacaatgaaatgttttcttttgtgttttaaGTGGGATataaaggtagcgacattgcaaaagattttttttctgtaatgatCTAGCAAATATTCTCAAGCATATAGCCCTTAAATCCTGACAGAATATCTCCcttagttttatatatattacatgaacAATTAATGCTACTTTTAGTTGGAGAGGAGGAATGAGGAAGTCTtgattatatatgtttaatgttttgttttatgtaactcATATTCATGACTGTATGCCGACATGGTGATTGTCAAtgaatgaattgaattgaatatatCAATCTGGCAATATTTGGTATCAAACCCAGAGCACTTGCATCTCCCAATACCACTGATATAATCTTAGTGAGAATCCTCAagactgaaatttttttaattcagtctcAAGGAATCTTGCTAAgattagagagagagaaagagagagagagagagagagagagagcacctGTATTCATTGAAAAGCTTTTGGTCATAGAACGATATGAGcgctttttttataaatgactAGGTTTTTGCATATGCCAATCAGTTGTTATGTGTTTGAACACGTCGAATCTCCACAAGTTaaaccgaaagtagaattttttttagaaagctTTTCTTTACTTTGTAATTATTATCAGTGATACATATCACTCAATATGATTGTAAGAACCGCGATGTATTTTCTAGGGCTTAAATCCGTGTAAAAATGAACTTTCCCGACTAACGTACACTAGATCTGTAGATAACGAATTAAAaaagatgtatattttttttttatagtatacTGGATTCTTATTATTAAGTATTTGGGCGAATCGAATCCAAGAGCCATACATTTAGAGACTCCATTTAGAAAAATCTCTGATAATGCCACTACAGTGTAGTAAGGTGTAAAAACTTACAGAATGCCATGTAATCAGCACTGCTTGTCAATCTCTCTCCAGGCAGCCAAAACGAAACTAATCCAAGGTATGGGAAATTCcagtattttaaacaaaacgaTTCCTAAGATGATTAGGTAAATTAGTGGTTTATTTAcctttaaattattataaaacaaaattttcaagttCTTAAACCTATCATTTTTTGGCAATATGTATTTGTTGCTGTTCTTTTTTCTCTTACTTTCAGTTATTCTATGTACAACTTGTCTAATCCAAGTACCTGGTGCGTCACTCGAACCCAACCTACAAATGGTCATGCCTATGGGCCAAGATGATGGATAACGAAAAGTGGCCcacattttcttttatgtgatCTGTTATGAAAACTACAGACAATTTGGAGAAAGATCATATTGCTCTTAGAGCTTTACTCAGGTACTATAATTCtacttttaaatgataaatgtgcACAATTTGTACTTTCGTTTTCGATAAACTGATAAAGGTGGGAAGTTGGGGCAATCGAGAGATTCTGTAGGTTTTGAATGTACAAGAATTATATTACACAATCATATCTACAGTGTATGTCTTTTTGTGTCTCTTAATTTGATTGCCATTGAATATATTCTCTAGAATGCCCCCATCTCTCTTTTTGTCTCTCTCTCCCTTACAAATGGTGATTGAATGAATcatatttattgataactttGCCCTATCAACCAGTCAATCATGCAAAGACTCATGAATTCCTTTGAGTAGTAAGGAAGGCGGATATTGTTTATGCTCTGTGCATCTGTCAATTTGAACCTGatgcaatttaaaaagtcaTACCAAAAAAGAATTGAATTATTCATTAAGAAAAGATGCCAGAAAAGAAACATCTGaaacagagtacatgtataacataagTATCAGCATTTTTTCAACTGTACAGTATTAATTAATCTTTCTCTTTTAGTGGGATTTGAAGTGCATATAGCAAACTATGGGAGATAAAAAAGACAAACTTTTAATAGCTGCCATAGACTTTGGTACCACATTCTCTGGGTAtgcattttcatttaaacatgACTACAAGACAGACCCTCTAAAAATCTCCACCAATCAGAATTGGGTGGCTGGCTCCAGGGGTCTTGTTTCGCTGAAGGCTCCAACATGTGTGTTGCTGAGTCCGCAAAAGGAATTTATAGCATTTGGATATGAAGCAGAGGACTTGTATTCAGAGCTAGCTCTTGATGAAAACCATTATGatcattatttctttaaaagattcAAAATGGTGCTTCATGAATCAAGGGTGAGTACTACCCCTAATAGAAATACTGTTAACCCACTTTTATTTGCATGCAAGAAATGTTCGCGAGGTTCGCGAAAGCATTTTTTGGTCACGAATATTTCTCGCGCAAACCAGTCCTTGTCGTTTGATTATTATAACAACATAGGTCTTTGAAAGTGTTTTGTATTATTTGTTTTAGATAAGTAAAaggaaacatacatgtatttccataTTTGTCTCTCCATACATAACATGAAAGGAATAGCCAATTCTTCAGTACATGGAaattactattattattttaaaagtttgccTTCAAACATAGGATTTTGATTGCAGTGTTTAGTACATTAAACTGCATAATTATCTGTATTGTATATAGATTAAGTATATATGTTTACTTTGTAGAATAATATCTTGTTTAACCCTTTTGAGGTTTACTATTCacagatttctttttattacaggctGTGAGGCAGCTACACATCAATCCAATAATgaataatcatattttaattaatttattaattgttaCAGAAATTATCAAGAACCATATTGATAAAAGATGACAAGGGTAAAGAAGCCCCTGCACTAGACCTGTTTGCCCAAGTCATTAGATACCTGAAGAATCACCTGTTGAGTGCCCTAGATACCAAGGGAACTACGGTCAACAACAAGGACATTCACTGGGTCCTGACAGTGCCAGCTATATGGACCGATTCAGCCAAGCAATTCATGAGAGAGGCTGCCAATAAGGTTCATATCAGAAGAgtatttcatatatatgtatatataggaTGGATTTGtattataaacaataatatattgttatatgTTTAGTCAAGATTTGCCAAGACAAAGAATGAATGTTAACAATTATCAGTGTAATACGGTGTTAAATGGAGTAATCActttttacaaacaattttttttggtcttcagttcaaaaaatataattgtaaaatataaatgtacctttcacttacatgtatttttgaattaaaataaaactgtcTCACCCCTAAATTCCAATAAAAAACCCCAGTCAAACGGTATAAAAGACTGCGGTAAAAGTTCAATAAAGTACTGAGTCAACGGATGAATATGTCAACGGATGCTATGTGTATTTTGTAAGGCGGGTATACTGACAGAGCAGTTAACCATCTGTCTGGAGCCCGAGGCAGCATCCCTTTACTGCCAGCACCTACCCACCACCAAACTAATGGGGAACCCCGGCACCCAGTCATTCCTTTCCAATAGCTCGGGGACCAAGTACATGATAATTGATCTTGGAGGTAGGTAGTAAAATAATATACTAGGAGTAGGAAGTGTACTCAAATCAAGTACTGGGGTACATGTTTATTGACCTAGGAGGTAAGTAATGTACCACAAAAAAGTACATGATTGAAGGTAATATTAAAGtaagtgaatttaaaaaaagcaacGGGTACATTGGGGTAGAGATAGTGAAGTAACATACCAAGTGTATGATAAAGATAGTAAAGTACAATAAAGATAGTAAAGTACAATGGTAAGTATGTGATATTTGGAATTTAGGATGTAATACACCCAAACCCAGTAAAAGATTATCGAGGAATAGTGAAATAAGGCAAAAAaatacctttatttttttttagttaattaTTTTAGAATGTAATCCTTAATGcaggtaatacatgtaatgcaagATTAGGAAAATAActcgaaattttttttaattttttttgttgaaactTTGAAAAATGGAGTTGTTCTCTATTTCAACTTGCAATCAAATAATCAATGTGGTAGCAGCTGACACACTGCAGCAGAGCTTGAGGGAATACATAGTTTTCCTGGCCATAATGTAACCATATGAAGTGCTGTTGATTACCGGTATTCATATACAAAATgattgtacagtaaaactcgtttagtacgaacacggatatagcgaattatcagatatagcgaagtttttcttaatcccctgtaaaattcttaaaaaatctttgcaaaattttacagtTCTAACGAtttcggatataacgaatttatgGATATAgtgaactgattttgagtcccgtagaggtgaataatgaagaaatttaacacctttataatgaatttctttacagtttaaaaacgtttgcactaccatttaacaATATGGTTTGAATGAATTAAtttccatatatttttttcaattcacaatccaattattaaaggtttcaaaataatgtgtttttattttcaatctgattaaaatcagatcctttgaTCCGCTCACTTAGATTGCTACACTAGTGTAGCGATCTAAGTGAGCGGATCAAAGGATCTGATCTTAAtcagattgtttttattttaagcctcaattagcaaaattTATTGTCtgatgaaagaaaacatgtatatagtgaattcgttatagatattattacgaattcgttatacggatatacgTGAATTCAAAGAGCATATATCAGTTGTGTTGTTTGTTTTGTAGGTGGGACAGCTGATATTACCATTCATCAGAAACAGTGCGATGGGACGCTCAAAGAATTACACAGACCCACAGGGGGGCCATGGGGAGGCACCAAAGTCGATGAAGCATTTCATCAAATGATAATCAAGATTGTCGGGGCAAGCTGCTTCCAAAAATTTAAAGACGACTTTAAGGCCGATGACCTGGACATCCACAGGGAACTGGAAACTAAAAAGAGGACAATAAAACCAGAGTCTAATTCCAAAATCACAATTAAACTCCCGGTCTCCCTCGTCACGACATTCGAGGAAGAAACAGGCGAAAAAATAAAGGAGGTGATCCAACAGATGCAGTATGCCAACAAAATGACCTGGCAGACGGACAAACTTAGAATGGAGGCTGACCTGTTTAAAGAATTGTTTAAAGAACCAGTTAACATGCTTGTAGAACACCTCCAAGAGCTGATGAAGAGAGATAATCTCACTGATATATCAACTCTCCTGATGGTAGGTGGATTTTCTGAGTCGCCTATGATGTTGGATGCTGTTATGAAATCCTTTCCAGATAAGAAGGTTATAGTCCCAGAAGATGCTGGTTTGGCAGTGTTGAAGGGCGCTGTATTGTTTGGCCACAAACCTCAGTCCATAACGATCCGTAAAGCGAGGTACACTTATGGAATCAATATTTCGCCGCCTTTTGTAAGAGGGGATCATTCCCCGGCAAGGAAAGTGACCATAGATGGTGTAGACCGTGTCAAGGacgtttttaaaaagtacattcAGTGTGATCAAGATATCCGTGTGGGGGAGGCTGTGAGTGGGCGCCATGTTACTATAAAAAGCAACCAATCAGAAATGTTGCTGAAGATATTTGCTTCCGAAGACCCAAGTCCAAAATATGTGACTGATAACTCTTGTGAATATCTTGGGAAAGTGGTTGTAAAATTGCCTGAGGCTAAAGAGAGACTTAAGGTGGATGTCAAAATGATTTTTGGTGAGACTGAGTTGATGGTTGAAGCCAAGGAATCCACCACTGGGAAGGTGTACTCTTCCTATTTTGATTTCTTGTAATGAGAAGCAAAGCTAAAAACCAAATCAATATAGCATTAGTAAAGTGCTCTAAAATTGTTCCTTATATGTTCTCAGCTATGTATcttgtaataaatattttatcttttgaaaTTAAGACTATTCTTCTGATCTGAGTCGGGAACATATCTCTGATCtgagaaaacaaaaaaagaactACTGAGACACCTCAGTCaaatcaaatgttattttaatattatattttgtgacttggataaaatgttaattaaagagaagtcattttaaaatgattgatattcagatattttgatataaatttccgatgtagaaaaaaaagaggcccatgggccccaacgctcacatgagcaacaataggcatgattaatcagcttcatggagtcataatacaaaatttctggacaatgtggtataatacatgtagatcctgtataaaaaaatctggttcccctggatattcttatatttataatcaattcccttttctaacaggatgattttatagtcatatcacattcaccattgcagttctcaaaaagaccctaaacaattgtttatatacaggatataaacccacatcaaactctgaaccccatGTGAGGCCCAATAATcatccaggggccaaagtttaaacaattttaaagaatcagcaatatgtaaaaatgtttgcatagaagtaaaatcatatataatagcatttcagtttttgtgaataattaaaatgttttcctttttacaactagatccccaatgtggccccaccctactcctaaAGAGTTTAATTGAACAAATtcgaatttacactatctgaagttgctttcactaaagttacagctttatTAGGCagatatttttatagaaaaagatttaaagatatttatatatattcctatgaaagaATTACTGTTGTAACCCCAACCTACCCTCGGAgatcataatttgaataatctTGAATTTTGACTACCTGacaatgcttccacacaagtttcagctttcctggcctgtAAAAGCACACCCTtttacaaggggagataattaggaattattcaaaattttcatgaaattttcttctAAAGTACCAtgaggccaggaaagctgaaacctgtgtagtagcatccttaggtagtgtacattcaaagttgtgaaaatcataagaTAGAATGATATTATCACAGAATAtgacatcttcgctagccaagtgtccgattcgtttttcTCATCTCCCCCCTTGTTAGCGAAGATGAGGATATGAGTGCAAAGCAAGTTGAACagttgaaattgcattttaatgtttaagcTTCTTATTTTCAAAGCTTGTACCAGGATTTTATATtaagtattgatttttttttagctcatacttttctgatcactttttttgTCCAgtgttcgtccgtctgtctgtccgtctgtaaactttttccattttcaaacttcttctaggccaatttcaaccaaactttgcacaaagcatcattgggtaaAGAGGATTCAATTTCGTTAAAATAAAGGGACAGGTtctaattgaaattaaattattaaaaatttattggtatttttcaaaaatcttcatctcagaaatcaatcagccagaaaagctgaaacttgtgtggaagcatcctcagttagggtaggttcaagtttgtttaaatcttgatccccgggggtagaatAGGGCTACAATGGggattcaatttttattaagggagattttttttaaaaaaatcttctcaaaaaccaattagccttaaaagctgaaacttgtgtggaagcatcctcaggtagggtagattcaagtttgttcaattcattatccccaggggtagggtaaagctagtagagaaaaatcttctcctaAACTGATTGGCAGACAAactttgtggaagcatcctcagatagggTATAGATTCATTTCATGATCCTAGGGGATGGGGGTGGGGGCTAATTttttcataagaatatatagagaaatcttCATATCAGAAACTgatcggccagaaaagctgaagcTAAAACTTGTGAAAGCATCCTCCTCAAGTTGGATAGATTCaagggaatatatagagaaaactcaaaatcttcctctcagaaaccgATTGGCCAGAAAAGTTGCATAAAAATTGTACGAAagtattctcaggtagtgtagattcaagtttgttcaaagcCTGATCATCGGGTTAAGGTGGGGCAAAGTGAGAGAACAAATAtctacataggaatgtatagagaattttttttttaaatcttctaaAAACCATTTGCCTAGAAAAACTTACctgcaacacaaattttggcgagcgctcgcgaTCGCTAGCACCACTGAACACGTTTCGGGtgtgactaaaaaaaaatcaaacgtaCCCCAAAATATACagatttttgtgatttttagttgttgttaccatagcaacagatttaaaatttcatatatatcataatttttgTCAAACTGAACACAATAATttattcttttgtttaaatccatctatgtttgaaaatatgcaataaattaaatttttggagTGTTGTTATGTTTCCATGGTAACACTCTTAAGCTATTCATTTGCCCATGAAcagttttgaataatttaaaaattcaatatgttttgtatgtgattattttaatttgactAGCTAGAACTGCtgcaattttttgcaaattgtGTTCAAAATAGCTTTAAACggccaattttcatttttttgctcacctgagctgaaagctcaagtgagccattctgatcacattttgtctgttgtccgtctgtctgtctgtacgtctgttgtaaacttttcacattttcaacatcttctcaagaactactgggccaatttcaaccaaacttggcacaaatcatccttaggcaaagaggattcaaagttgtgaaaattaagggccgtacccgttttcaaggggagataattagaaattaatgaaaaatttcgagaaattttcaaaaatcttcttctcaagaaccagaaagccaggaaagctgaaacttatgtggaaacatcctcaggtagtgtagattcaaagttgtgaaattcatgacccctggatgtaggatggggccagattcaaagttgtaaaattcatgacccctggatgtaggatggggccacaatgggggctctaagttttacataggaatatatagagtaaatctttaaaaatcttcttctcagaaactaatcagccaggaaagctgaaacttgtgtggaagcatcctcaggtagtgtagattcaaagttgtgaaaatcatgacccccgagggtagggttgggccacaatgggggggggggggtcgaagttttacaaaggaatatatagagtaaatctttaaaaatcttcttctcagaaactaatcagccaggaaagctgaaactcgtgtggaagtatcctcaggtagtgtagattcaaagttgtgaaaatcatgatccctaggagtagggtgaggccacatggggggggggtgttaaagttttacatcgaaatatatagagtaaattttaaaaaatcttcttctcagaagctAATCaaccagatgattctttataattgttaaggctttggctccaggacaattcttcggcctcacaagaaggttcagagtttgacgtagcttaatatcccatatataaacaattgtaaaggatctttttgagaactgcaatactcaacatgtggtatgactataaaatcatcctgttagaaaagggactaatgattataaacataagaatatccagggggaaaatgaattttatttatacaggatctacatgtattattgtacattgtccagattgtttgtattatgactccattaagctgactttatcatacctattgttcctcaggtgagcgatgtggcacatgggcctcttgtttaaaatttatattaccatggcaacgaattgttataattaaaatatgctGCTGCCTCATTTTCAATAATACAGCGCCCATTAGAATTTAAGAAGCGCGATGCATTATGTCCTTTGAAAAACagtactaagattttaaagatttcctacgtttgaatttatgtttttttgtttaaggTTAAATCTAATTCACATACatctttatattatattattttgttttatttagattaatatatttgttttcagtatttattcttcatagggtttcttctatgaaataacaatatatatatttaagtttcgcgtttattcgcgaaagttacgcgtttattcgcgaaagttacgcgttatattgcgaaagtttcgcgtttatttgcgaaactaacgcgtaatatcgcgaaagtttcgcgtttattcgcgaaactaacgcgttatatcgcgaaagtttcgcgtttattcgcaaaagttacgcgtttatttgcgaaactaacgcgttatatcgcgaaagtttcgcgatAATTCGCGAAAGtgacgcgttatatcgcgaaagtttcgcgtttattaacgaaagtttcgcgtttattcgcgaaaaaaatatttttttacctactaaaatgagctcaatgggctttcgtacTATGGGCTTTCgtagtaaatacaaaatttgtcatgttgtaaattttgtatttactgccacccggtaaattcaaaatttacacaaCATGACAAAAGTATTAACCAAttgataaacggggcgtgtaagTTTCAGCCCAGCCAGTTTCTATTCAGAGCTGTGAATTACACTCAATAAGAAATAAAGGGAATAATACTTTGCATGTAGCAACTGGGAGAGTCTATAAGCCCGTGACCTCAATAGCAGCAAGCCCGTGAACTCGATTGTAAACACACGTTTTGAATACGTAAGCCGTTTTTGTGTATTTCTTCTATGAATGCTTTAAACTAACATTCTTTCcgtaaaaataatgtgtttATGTAGCTTCTTGTTTATATTACAAATgaaagtataaaattaagtttgCCCCTGactttaaaactgtaaaaagtACTTGTATCAAGTGACTATAAAATACGaaatatgaggcccgtgaactcatcgacactctatatagtacaagatatgaggcccgtgacttcatcgacactctatataagATATGACTAtaaggcccgtgaactcagtTACACTCTATATTAAACTAGATACTAGGCCCATAAACTCATTGACACCCTATATAGTATAaaatatgaggcccgtgaactcatcgacactctatatagtacaagatatgaggcccgtgaactcatcgacacgcTATATTATACTAGATATGAGGctcgtgaactcatcgacactctatattatacaagatatgaagcccgttaactcatcgacactctatattatACTACATAttaggcccgtgaactcatcaacACTCTAGATTATACTAGATATGAGGCCcatgaactcatcgacactctatattgtactagatatgaggcccgtgtaCTCAGTAACACTCTATATAATACAAGATATAAGGCCTGTGAACTTATTGAAACTCTATATTATACTAGATATGAGGCTCGtaaactcatcgacactctatattatACTAGATATGAGGCTCGtaaactcatcgacactctatattatGCCAGATATGAGGctcgtgaactcatcgacactctataaagtacaagatatgaggctcgtgaactcatcgacaccctatattatacaagatatgaggcccgtgaactcatcgacactctataaagtacaagatatgaggcctgtgaactcatcgacacacTATATTATACCAGATATGAGGCCTGTGAACTCAGTAACACTCTATATTATACTACATATGAGGCCCGTGACTCATCAACACTCTGTATtctacaagatatgaggcctgtgaactcatcgacactctatattatacaagatatgaagcctgtgaactcatcgacactctattaagtacaagatatgaggcccgtgaactcattgACAATCTATATTAAACAAGATATGaagcccgtgaactcatcgacactctataaagtacaagatatgaggcccttgaactcatcgacactctatattatactagatatgaggcccgtgaactcatcgacactctagaTTTtactagatatgaggcccgtgaactcatcgacactctatatagtacaagatatgaggcccgtgaactcatcgacaccctATATTGTaccagatatgaggcccgtgaactcatcccAACCCCATATattacaagatatgaggcccgtgaactcattgacaatctatattatacaagatatgaagcccgtgaactcatcgacactctataaagtacaagatatgaggcccttgaactcatcgacactcttattatactagatatgaggcccgtgaactcatccaCACCCTTTATAGTACAAGATAtaaggcccgtgaactcatccccaccctatatagtacaagatatgaggcccgtgaactcatcgacaccctATATTATgccagatatgaggcccgtgaactcatcgacactctatattatactagatatgaggcccgtgaactcatccacaccctatatagtacaagatataaggcccgtgaactcatccccACC from Crassostrea angulata isolate pt1a10 chromosome 7, ASM2561291v2, whole genome shotgun sequence includes:
- the LOC128157433 gene encoding heat shock 70 kDa protein 12A-like; its protein translation is MGDKKDKLLIAAIDFGTTFSGYAFSFKHDYKTDPLKISTNQNWVAGSRGLVSLKAPTCVLLSPQKEFIAFGYEAEDLYSELALDENHYDHYFFKRFKMVLHESRKLSRTILIKDDKGKEAPALDLFAQVIRYLKNHLLSALDTKGTTVNNKDIHWVLTVPAIWTDSAKQFMREAANKAGILTEQLTICLEPEAASLYCQHLPTTKLMGNPGTQSFLSNSSGTKYMIIDLGGGTADITIHQKQCDGTLKELHRPTGGPWGGTKVDEAFHQMIIKIVGASCFQKFKDDFKADDLDIHRELETKKRTIKPESNSKITIKLPVSLVTTFEEETGEKIKEVIQQMQYANKMTWQTDKLRMEADLFKELFKEPVNMLVEHLQELMKRDNLTDISTLLMVGGFSESPMMLDAVMKSFPDKKVIVPEDAGLAVLKGAVLFGHKPQSITIRKARYTYGINISPPFVRGDHSPARKVTIDGVDRVKDVFKKYIQCDQDIRVGEAVSGRHVTIKSNQSEMLLKIFASEDPSPKYVTDNSCEYLGKVVVKLPEAKERLKVDVKMIFGETELMVEAKESTTGKVYSSYFDFL